The DNA region AGTATATATTCAATACAGAGGATTGTGACACTGCATTACTTTTCTGCAGACCTTATCAAAAAAGACAGGTAAACTGTTGCAGGTTTGTCTTgaacatctttttttatatatatatataaatatttgattgtttACATCCATCCATAAAAAAATCCTAAACATAATATAATTCAAATTTatagaaagagaggaagaagtaAGTAAGAGAAGCTGCATCACATGTGACTCACTCATTTACaccaaagaaaaatcaaacctACACTTAAAAAGTTTGACAGCTAAAATGAGACGTAAGGCAAAAGGGCTTAAAATGGTTAAAGCCtgagaattaaaaaatatattttttatgtgtaaaataaatgctaaatttatacctggaaaaaaatgaaaatcacttGATGGATGTGTGTAAACTCcagaaaaatgtgtctgttatttgttttatacTATTTTGCAAGTAGTAACAGTatgagcaagaaaaacaaaacaacaacaaacaaacaaagaaaagaagagagagaatatTATTCTCCTTTGGTTTTTCAGTGCAAACTATgattatttttcacagcaacTCAGGTGTTAATCTGTCTGAAGTTGAAAGATACAGTGTACTGAAATGATAGAATACATTCATATAGTTATAATTATCAGCCCAGCTTTGATTTCTACATATCATCCCTCTTAAATGTGCAATTCAGCATGCAGTAGTGGCacttttatataaataaaagtcttttaaattaaaaatagctCCAGCTAAGCAACTTACAAACACATGGGAgagcttttctgtttcatggtgtgctctcaatttttttttgtaacccATCTAAAGAGTTTAACATGTTGCTGATTCTCTGGTACAGCAGTCATCTTAACTGTCTGTTGCAGGAGGCTCAGAGATTTCCTCCTTCATAATATCGGCTGAGATAGAGGGCTCAGAAGTATTACCTTGTATCTCTGGGTTATTTGTGTCACACATGTTTTCTGCAGTGGCTTCAAGGTCAATAGGGTCATCTAGAGTCTCTCTGCCTGGAGGGGTTGAAGTGATCAGGTCAACAGCACACTCCAACTCAGTTTTCAACAGGTCTAATACGTCTTCCTTTTCTGGAGATGAAGGTCTCTGTGAAACAGAGGAACTATCTGTAAAatgaagaagggaaaaaaggctttaattaaaatataataaggAAAAATCTTCACGAGAATACAAAATAATAACCATCCAATCAAAATTATGTTGAGGTAATAGCAATGGTTAGAGGCTGCTTTGTAatgaaactgatttatttttttggtacaTCACATTAGGTTGTGTAATAATTCTCTGCTGTTACTACTTTAGCTGTTGTAAACATCTGATAAAAGacattgttttcttccttttcatccTGAAGCAATGGAAACAAATGCACCaactaaaatattaaattaacaCAGAGATGTGAGACGTGCAAGCAAAAGTGGATTTCAACTCTAATGCATTTTATGTAATGTAAAGGTACTTACCCAAGCTACATTGATCACCAGAGTCATCTCCATAATTAGCAATCATGGGCATGGACATCTGGCCCATGTCGTTGCCGGAGCCCAAATCTGATGAGTCTGGAGTATTTCCTTCAGGTTTATGTTGAGATATGCTGGACATATCTGTGATTTgcataaaacaaatgttcattattttgtgttaaaacaaCTATACCAGACACTCAAAACCATTTCATGGTTCTTAAAAATTAGAACTGCTTACCTAAGTATACAGCTGGCTGTGTTGGTGAGGTAATGAGCAGGTCCTGAACAGCAGCTTGGACTTGACTAAAGTCTGTTTCACTGACACTAGAAGGGCTACATTCAGCCACGCTAAGAACCTGAGGAAAGAGAGTGTTGCGTTTCAGACCAGATTCAACAAAAAACCAAGAACATTCcatgaaagaacaaaaacagatccCCTGTACCTCCGTAAGGTCACCTGCAACCACCTCTTCACTACTGCCAGCAACTGTGGACTGCAGAACACTTTTATTCTCATTGTTAGGCTGAGCCTGACGAGTTGGGATCCTGTGCAAATAGCCATAGCCAATACCACAGCCTAAActaaagtgaaacacaaaggCAAAGGTGATGCTCCAAGAAATGGCAATATGTTTCTATTGTGTGCTTTAatttgaagacaaaataaatgccTACCACCCCTCTCCTCCCCATGCTCCATTGGGAGTAACCACTACCTCTCTGCATTGATCAGACTGTGTGTTGTACACTAGCAGCTTCAAATGTTTCCCTTCATTGGCTTCAATCAGTGAAAAGAAATCTTCTGACTGCAGGTATTAGggaaaaaagtaataatttattGTACACTTTGTTCAATACACCTGTCTTTAAATTTCCATTTATgacaaatgagagaaaaaaagctaaaccAAGGAAGCTCACATCTTGCAACACCTGGTCAGCTCCCACAATAAAGTCATCATGTGCAATAAGGCCTGCCAATGCTGCAGGAGAATTAGCCTCTATGTCctgaaaagggaaagaaagttgtgaagaattttttattcaaaatatagACTATATTACTAATAATTGGTTTTG from Echeneis naucrates chromosome 20, fEcheNa1.1, whole genome shotgun sequence includes:
- the LOC115061172 gene encoding Golgi reassembly-stacking protein 1-like, translating into MGLTQSSFLSDGGTNSGYHVHGVQEDSPAFRAGLEPFFDFILSIGNTRLNKENDLLKDLLKANVEKAVKLEVYNSKTQRVRELEVTPSNMWGGQGLLGASVRFCSFEGANENVWHVLDIEANSPAALAGLIAHDDFIVGADQVLQDSEDFFSLIEANEGKHLKLLVYNTQSDQCREVVVTPNGAWGGEGCLGCGIGYGYLHRIPTRQAQPNNENKSVLQSTVAGSSEEVVAGDLTEVLSVAECSPSSVSETDFSQVQAAVQDLLITSPTQPAVYLDMSSISQHKPEGNTPDSSDLGSGNDMGQMSMPMIANYGDDSGDQCSLDSSSVSQRPSSPEKEDVLDLLKTELECAVDLITSTPPGRETLDDPIDLEATAENMCDTNNPEIQGNTSEPSISADIMKEEISEPPATDS